The window cccccagagccccccccgtCCGACCTACCCCATGCCGCACAGAGACCCCCAGACCCCACGGTGACGCTCCAAcccccccaaagacccccagATCCGCCCCCCCGAgttgtcgtgtcccccccccgggggtcTCACCGGTGTTGTAGACGTGCAGCTCGTCGACGATGCCCTCGTTACCGCCGCCGAAGACGACGATCAGCTCCTTGATGGCGACGGCGCGGTGGCCGTGCCGGGGCCGGGGGACGGGCCCCGACCAGCCCACCACCCGCTTCCAGCGGGGCTGCAAcgccgggggggccggggtgcCCCGCTGAGGggagcccccccccggggccggggccgccatCCGCcccctctgcctctcctgcaagggtggaagggggggggatttgggggtcaggGGGGGTGAATCGCCCCCAAAGCCCCTAAATTTGGCGTTTGCCATAACACATCAACCCCCTCCCCGGCTGCCTAATTAACCAGCTGCATAATTGCCCCCCCCCCANNNNNNNNNNNNNNNNNNNNNNNNNNNNNNNNNNNNNNNNNNNNNNNNNNNNNNNNNNNNNNNNNNNNNNNNNNNNNNNNNNNNNNNNNNNNNNNNNNNNNNNNNNNNNNNNNNNNNNNNNNNNNNNNNNNNNNNNNNNNNNNNNNNNNNNNNNNNNNNNNNNNNNNNNNNNNNNNNNNNNNNNNNNNNNNNNNNNNNNNGGGCCCCCCAGCGAACTACGGAAGGCTCGGACCACCCgcatctggggggggggaaggaaacgAGGGGGGGGGTCAGCGGGGAGGGGgtgcccctgctgccccccccgaaacaggagacaccccccccccccaaatcacccctgggtgccccccccaccccctggaggcgccccccccaaaatggggactggggggggggggggggggggaaatggggggggggagaatggggggagggatgagggggtgggaaaaggggggggggaggggggttgggggggctctAAGTgtttggggggtccctggggtgtcCCCGGGGGACACTCAcgggcggggctgccgggggcggggcgggcgaggcgggggggggcggggccgggcgccccccgGGCAGGAGCCGCTTCGCCGGAAGGTGCCGCCTACGGCCATCTGcgggagagaagagaggggtcAGCGCCCCGGGGGTCGCGGGGTCAGAGGTCAGGGGTCACGGTGCTGCTCGGGGGctgggcgccccccccccccacggaaCAGCGCTGGGGGCTGTCGGGGCAGAGGTCGAGGGTCAGGGGCTGTAAGGGGCCCTGAGGGGCAAAGGTCAAGGGTCAGGGGGACCCTTGGGCTCAGGGTTCATAGAGGGCAGGCTCTGAGGCTGGGGGGTTCACATAGGGGCAGAGGTCAAGAGATCAGTGGGGTTAGAGGTGAAGGGTCAGCGGCGAAGGGTCAAGGGACCCCAATAGGGTCAGAGGCGAAGGGTCAGGAGGGATGAAGGGTCAGAGGCGAAGGGTCAGAGGTGAAGGGTCAGGAGACTCCTGCAGGGTCAGAGGTGAAGGATCAGAGGTGAAGGATCAGGGGAGTCCCATAGGGTCAGAGGAGTCCCAGAGGTGAAGGGTCAGGGGAGTCCCATAGGGTCAGAGGTGAAGGGTCAGAGGCGAAGGGTCAGGGGAGTCCCATAGGGTCAGAGGAGTCCCAGAGGTGAAGGGTCAGGGGACCCCAATAGGGTCAGAGGCAAAGGGTCAGGGGGTCCATAGGGTCAGAGGTGAAGGGTCAGGGGACTCCTGTAGGGTCAGAGGAGAAGGGTCAGGGGAGTCCCATAGGGTCAGAGGTGAAGGGTCAGGAGGGATGTAGGGTCAGAGGGCAAAGGGTCAGGGGACTCCCATAGGGTCAGAGGTGAAGGATCAGAGGTGAAAGGTCAGAGAAGTCCCATAGGGTCAGAGGTGAAGGGTCAGAGGAGTCCCATAGGATCAGAGGCGAAGGGTCAGGGGAGTCCCATAGGGTCAGAGGCGAAGGGTCAGGAGGGATGTAGGGTCAGAGGCGAAGGGTCAGGGGACCCCAATAGGGTCAGAGGCGAAGGGTCAGCCgggggtctcccccccccccccccccgccacgcggGTCGGGGTCAGGGGTCGGAGGTCGGAGGCCGGGGCGGGTGGGCGCCCACCTGGGTCTGGATGCGGTTGAGGCCGCGCACCCAGAGCACCTGCCCCCGCCGCAGCTCCCGCTCCGCCGcgtccacctcctcctcctcctcctcctcctcctccgacgccgccgccgccgcccgccgccgccgccccgccgggcccggccccgccccggggcaCCGCAGCCGCCCCCCGGGCACCCACGCCATCACCTGGCGGGGTAACGAGGGCGCCGCGGTTAACGAGGGCTCCCCGGGCGCCTGCCCGCTCGGGGGGGGGCTGAAAGGAGGTGCCCTGGCGGGGGGCTAACGAGCAAAGGGGTCGGCAAGGTTAACGAGGGCATGGGGTTAACGAGGGTGCCAGGGTTAACGAGGGCACCAGGGTTAACGAGGGCATGGGGTTAACGAGGGCTCCCCAGGCACCTGCCCCCTTGGGGGTTAACGAGGTGCCCTGGTGGGGACTAACGAGCAAAGGGGTTGGCAAGTTTAATGAGGGCATGGGGTTAATGAGGGCACCGGGGTTAATGAGGGCGCCGGGGTTAATGAGGGCGCCGGGGTTAATGAGGGCATGGGGTTAAGAAGGGTGCCAGGGGTAACGAGGGCTCCCCAGGCACCTGCCCCCTTGGGGGTTAACGAGGTGCCCTGGTGGGAACTAACGAGCAAAGGGGTCTGCAAGTTTAATGAGGGCATGGGGTTAACGAGGGCGCCGGGGTTAATGAGGGCGCCAGGGTTAACAAGGGCACTGGGGTTAATGAGGGCACCAGGGGTAACGAGGGCGCCAGGGGTAACGAGGGCTCCCCAGGCACCTGCCCCCTTGGGGGTTAACGAGGTGCCCTGGCGGGGACTAACGAGCAAAGGGGTCTGCAAGTTTAATGAGGGCAAGGGGTTAATGAGGGCGCCGGGGTTAATGAGGGCGCCGGGGTTAATGAGGGCATGGGGTTAACGAGGGCGCTGGGGTTAAGAAGGGCGCCAGGGGTAACGAGGGCTCCCCAGGCACCTGCCCCCTTGGGGGTTAACGAGGTGCCCTGGCGGGGACTAACGAGCAAAGGGGTCGGCAAGTTTAATGAGGGCATGGGGTTAACGAGGGCGCCGGGGTTAATGAGGGCGCCAGGGTTAACAAGGGCACTGGGGTTAACGAGGGCGCCGGGGTTAATGAGGGCGCCAGGGTTAACAAGGGCACTGGGGTTAATGAGGGCACCGGGGGTAACGAGGGCGCCAGGGGTAACGAGGGCTCCCCAGGCACCTGACCCCTTGGGGGTTAACGAGGTGCCCTGGCAGGGGCTAACGAGCAAAGGTTAACGGGGCGCGGGGTGGTGGGGGTCAGCCCCTCGCGGGGTGGTGGGGGTCAGCCCCTCGCGGTAACGAGGGCGGGAGGTTAACGAGCCCAGGGCAGCCAAGCGGCTTAAGGAGGGCTCTCAGGCTTAACGAGGGTTTGGGGCGCAGCCCctctgggggaggggggcacccgggggggacaagggggggggtgttgtgtgtgtcccccccccggggtCAGGGGTCGCCCGCGGGGTCAGGGGTCGCCCCCCGGTACGTACCTGCCCCCAGACGAGCTCGCCGACCCCCACGAAGAGGCACCACAGCCACTGCTCGGCGCTCAGCGGGGAGCAGCTGAAGGGCTTCCCCCCAAACTGCACGATGACgatctgcggggggggggggggggggggcacagaaaggggagggggggggctcagTGGGGTCCCCAACCCCCCCGGCCAGGTCCCGTGGGGTCCCCGCGGGGTGACAGGGTGCccctggggagctggggtggTCCAGAGAATCTCGTCGAGGTCTGGGGTCCCCGTGGGGTGCGAGGGTCCTCGTGGGGAGAAGAgggggtcccgtccccccccccgaccccccaagTGAGGGgcccccatgggtgctgggggtccctaTGGGTGACGgggggggtcccttgggggtccgcCTGGGGTCTCTGGGGCTGATGGGCGTCCCTACGGGGTCCCCATGGGTGATGGGGGTCTCTATGGGgtccctggagctgctgggggtCTCTCTGGGTGACAGGGGTCCCCGTGGGTGACGGGGGTCCCTCGGGGGTCCCCACAAGCTGCTGAGGGTCCCCATGGGTGAcgggggtcccttgggggtccccaCAGGCTACTGAGGGTCCCCATGGGTGACAggggtccctggggggtccctCAGGGGTCCCCACAAGCTGCTGAGGGTCCCCATGGGTGACGGGGGTCCCTCGGGGGTCCCTTCGGGGTCCCCACAAGCCGCTGAGGGTCCCCATGGGTGACGGGGGTCCCTCGGGGGTCCCCATGGGTGACGGGTCCCTAGGTGGTCCCCACAAGCTGCTGAGGGTCCCCATAGGTGACGGGGGTCCCTCGGGGGTCCCCATGGCCCCCCTGCGCCCACCTGGAGGCGAAGGTGCCCAGGACGACGGAGCAGACGCTGGGGGctggcccccccctccccgcctgggtgtccccggggggggggtccctgtgggcccccccccccctcccgtgtCCAGTGTCCCCACGGGTCACCTCCGCAGCTTGGGGGTCCCCGGGGCCCACCCGGATGCTGAAGGAGCCTGGGAGGATGGAGCAGAAGAcgggggtccccgggggtcccCTCCGTGCCTGGGTGTCCCCGCAGGGTCACCGTGGGCGCATCCGGGGGTCCCCACGCGTCCCCGCGGCCCGCCCGGGTGACGAGAGTGCCCCGGGCGACGGAGGAGGTAACGAGGTCCCCTGGGGAGCGGGGGGTCTCCGGGGGTCCCCTCCAACGCCGGGGGTCCCTCTGGGGCCCCGCTGTAGGTCACCTCCGCttttgggggtccccaagggTTCCCTCCACCTCTGGGGGTCCCTGCGGGTCCCCTCTATGCCTGGACATCGCCATGGGTGTCCCCCCGGACCTCCCTGCAGCCCGCCCGGACGGCAAAGGCACCTGGGACAACGGAGAGGACGACGAGGTCCCCGtcggtcccgtcccccccccgccgcgccaGGGCGACCCCCCACCGTGTTTGtgtgtccatcccccccccccccccccccccaccgcgccGCGGCCCACCTGGATGGCGAAGGTGCCCAGGACGATGGAGCAGAAGATGGGGTTGGCGAAGATGCCGTCGAAGACGTTCCTCTCGCCGTGGATCTTGCGGGCGTTGATCTCGTTGAAGAGCTGCATCATGACGAAGGTGTTGAAGATGATGGTGTAGTGCTCCGAGGGCGGCGAGTGCAGGGGGGCGTTGCGCCCGCTGTCGATGTCGAAGAAGACCTCCCCtgcggggtttggggggggggggggtcaccaccaccaccgcccgcGACGGACCCCCGGCGGCTCCCAGCCTGCCTTGGGACGGGGGCGACGGCCACGGGACCTCCCACCGCATCTCACGTGGGACGCCCTTGGGAACGCGGCCATGGGCCACAGGACCTCCGCCGGCATCTCCCCTGGGATGCGGGACCACCCCGGGGACACGGCTGTGGGTGTGGGACCTCTCCTGGCATCTCCCGTGGGTGGTCAAGGGGCGTGGGACCACCCTGGGGACGTGGCCATGGACTGTAGGACCTCTCCCACCATCTCCCGTGGGTGCCCAAGGGATGTGGGACCACCCTGGAGACATGGCCATGGACTGTAGGACCTCTCCCACCATCTTCTGTGGGTGCCCAAGGGATGTGGGACCACCCCAGGGACACGGCCATGGACTGTAGGACCTCTCCCACCATCTCCCGTGGGTGCCCAAGGGACGCGGGACCACCCTGGGACATCTCCCGTGGGTGCCCAAGGGACGTGGGACCACCCTGGAGACATGGCCATGGACTGTAGGACCTCTCCCACCATCTCCCGTGGGTGCCCAAGGGATGCGGGACCACCCCAGGGACATGGCCATGGACTGTAGGACCTCTCCCACCATCTCCCGTGGGTGCCCAAGGGATGCGGGACCACCCCAGGGACAGGGACATGGACTGTAGAACCTCTCCCAGCATCTCCCGTGGGTGCCCAAGGGATGCAGGACCACCCCAGGGACGTGGCCATGGACTGTAGGACCTCTCTCACCATCTCCTGTGGGTGCCCAAGGGATCTGGGACCACCCCAGGGACACGGCCATGGACTGTAGGACCTCTCCCACCATCTCCCGTGGGTGCCCAAGAGATGCGGGACCACCCCAGGGACACGGCTGCGGGTGTGGGACCTCTCCCAGCATCTCCTGTGGGTGCCCGAGGGAAGCGGGACCTCTCCCGCCATCTCCTGTGGGGCGTGGGACCATCTCGGGGCCGCAGCTGCGGGATCCGGGCCCTCTGCTAACACCCCCCCCAGGGGAGCCCGGGCGCGACGGGCCCCGCGTCCACGCACCGACGAAGAGGAGGGTGAAGATGATGACGAGCTGGTAGGCGGCGTGGCCCAAGATGTTCTTCAGCATGGTGCGGGAGATGAGGGGCTTGTTGCGGCCGTAGGGCTTGCGCAGCAGCAGGGCCTCCGTGGGCGGCTCGGTGGCCAGCGCCAAGGAGGCGAAGGTGTCCATGATGAGGTTGACCCACAGCATCTGCACGGCCTTCAGCGGGGAGTCCTGCGGGACGCACGGATAACGTCCGTCTCcccctcggccccccccccccccgccgccccttccTCCGTGTCCCCCCCAACCTGGGTGATGCAGGCCCCGGTGAAGGCCACCACCACGGCCACCACGTTGACGGTCAGCTGGAACTGGAGGAACTTGGAGATGCTGTCGTAGACGTTGCGGCCCCACATCACCGCCTTGACGATGCTGGAGAAGTTGTCGTCCGTCAGGATGATGTCGGACGCCTCCTTGGCCACGTCCGTCCCCGCGATgccctggggagacccgagggtGGGCGAGGAGAAGGGGGGAGGGACACACGACAACGACAGACCCCGAGACGGGGAGGGGTCGGGGGCTCCATCCAGGGACCCTCTGGGACGGAGATGGGGAAAACTGGGGGACGCTGGCGCGGGAACGAGGAGGTGCCCCGTGACGACGGTCCCCTGAAGGGGTGGAGAGGATTTGGGGAGCGCCGGGGACCCCCtgaggggggagaagggagggtgtGGGGGAGCCGGGGGCCgcgttttggggggggggggtgggttaccATGGCGAAGCCCACGTCGGCCTTCTTGAGCGCGGGGCCGTCGTTGGTGCCGTCCCCCGTGACGGCCACCACCTGCCGCTGGTCCCCGACGGTGCTGTCGATGATCCCTGGGGACGGGGCGCGGTGGGGAGCCCGAACGGCCGTTGGGCGCCCCCCGGCACCCCTCagcaccccctccgccccccccaaCGAACACCCCCGCTCACCCCTAGACGCCCTCCTTGCCCCCCAGgttcccccctgcaccccccgcGCCCCACCTTTGACCAGGGTGTGCTTGTCGGTGGGCGACGACCGTGCCAGGACCCGCAGCTTGGGCCAGACCTTATCGAGGCGCTCCTGCTCGAtctggggggggggcacggggggggcagtgagccccccactgccccccaggacaacccccagcccctgtcccccaAACTGCAGGGCAGCCCCATGGGACAGCGCCCCAGTGCTCCCTGTTTCTGTCCGTTCCCCCCGCCCAAGGACCCTAACTCTCGCCCAAttcctcccctcccagtgctcccagtccatcccagtgctcccataCCTCCCCCTTCTCGTTGCGGATGCGGCGGTTGAACTCCTTCCCCTCCAGGCAGAGCCAGTCCTCGCCGGCCGGCAGGATGCCGCACTTGGCCGCGATGGCCCGCGCCGTGTTCAGGTTGTCCCCCGTCACCATCCGCACCGTGATGCCGGCCCGCTGGCACTTACGGATGGCTTCGGGCACCTGCGGGCACCCCAGGGCGGTCAGGGACCCCCGAGAGACCCCACGTCCCGTCCCCCCGGCGTCCGCGCGTCCCTCCGCAGCCCCTCGCTGTGtcccccccgcgcccgccgcctcccccaaCCCCCGCGTCCTCCGCGTGTTCCCCGTCCCCCTCACCTCGGGGCGCACGGGGTCCTCGATGCCGACGACGGCGATGCAGGTGAGCTCGCCCACGATGGCGGCCTCGTCGTCCCAGGGGGGTTCGGGGACAGGGGGAAAATCGCGGAAGGCCAGGACCAAGGTGCGCAGCCCGGCCGCCGCCATCGGTTCCACCACCTTCCGCACCACGTCCTCCCGGTCCCGCGGCCCGAAAGCCCGCGCCTCCCCGCCGACCCCCAGGATGGCGCAGCACCTGCGGGCACCGCAGAGAGAGGGGGGTCCGTGGGGGGCAAGACGGACCGGGAGCGGCGTCCCCCGAGCATCCCCGTCCCCACGAGATGGCGGCCCCGGGGTGGGAGCCCTCAGCGCCGCGGAAGGATCCCGTGGGGGGGGGTCGCCCGAGCGTCCCCATCCCCGCTGTGTCCCCAGGGAGGTTTTtggggcgcagccccccccccgcctcacctgCGCAGGAGGATTTCGGAAGCGCCCTTGCTGTAGAGGCGGAAGCCGCCAGCGGGCAGGCGGGTGACGGTGCTCATCGACTTGCGGACGGAGTTGAAGGTGTAGACCTTGTAGAGCCGTTCCTCGGGGACCTGCGCCCGCACCGCCTCGTAGTCCCGCCGCAGCgccagcaccagccccagcagcgcGCACTCCGTCTTGTTCCCCACCTGCCGCGGCAGCCCCCCCGCCGtctcggggggctggggggacagaTACAGGGCGGTTAGGGCCGGTAGAGGGTGAGAGGGGCAGGTATGGAGGGGATACGGGGGGCAGAAAGCGGAGAGTGGGATCAAATAGGGGTCTCTGGGGGCGTTGAGTGACCCCCGCAGTGTCTGACACCACCCCCAGGGGTCCAGAGCCCCCCAGCTTTGGGCTCAAGCTCCCCCCAAGGGTCTCGGCCGCCCCCGGGGGGGGTCCTCAAAGGTGCCCCAGGCAGTAACAGGGTCCCCCGGGGGGTCTCGAAGGTCCCCCGggtcccttcccccagccccctcacCAGGATCTTGGTGGTGTAGGCGCTGTTGATGGCGATGGCCTGGACGAGGAGGTCGAGGGTGCGGGGGGCGATGCTGGCGGGGTCGGGGGGGCTGCGGAAGTGGGTGTCCCCCAGGAAGGCTTGGACCACCGTCATGCGGTTGGTGGTGAGCGTCCCCGTCTTGTCGGAGCAGATGGCCGTGGCGTTGCCCATCGTCTCGCAGGCGTCCAGGTGACGCACCAGGTTGTTGTCCCGCATCATtttctgggggggtggggggagaagtgagATGGGGGGGGCGCTGGGGAGGGGTAGGGGGGCACGCAGCggcaccccggggtgggggaa is drawn from Accipiter gentilis chromosome 38, bAccGen1.1, whole genome shotgun sequence and contains these coding sequences:
- the LOC126035176 gene encoding plasma membrane calcium-transporting ATPase 3-like, with protein sequence MGDLANSAGEAGPGGGFGCSLAELRALMELRGAEALLKVQEAYGDVHGLCRRLRTSPTDGLSEGAAELDRRRQVFGQNWIPPKRPKTFVELVWEALQDVTLIILEVAAVVSLGLSFYAPPSGDTEVCGHASGGTEDEGEAEAGWIEGAAILLSVACVVLVTAFNDWSKERQFRGLQSRIEQEQRFTVVRHGRQAQVPVAELVVGDVAQVKYGDLLPADGVLIQGNDLKIDESALTGESDHVRKSVDKDPMLLSGTHVMEGSGKMVVTAVGVNSQSGIIFTLLGAGGEEEEEKKEKKGKPQDGAVENLQSKAKKQDGAVAMEMQPLKSAEGGDVEERERKRSSGPKKEKSVLQGKLTKLAVQIGKAGLVMSAVTVIILVLYFVIETFVVEGRPWLAECTPVYVQYWVKFFIIGVTVLVVAVPEGLPLAVTISLAYSVKKMMRDNNLVRHLDACETMGNATAICSDKTGTLTTNRMTVVQAFLGDTHFRSPPDPASIAPRTLDLLVQAIAINSAYTTKILPPETAGGLPRQVGNKTECALLGLVLALRRDYEAVRAQVPEERLYKVYTFNSVRKSMSTVTRLPAGGFRLYSKGASEILLRRCCAILGVGGEARAFGPRDREDVVRKVVEPMAAAGLRTLVLAFRDFPPVPEPPWDDEAAIVGELTCIAVVGIEDPVRPEVPEAIRKCQRAGITVRMVTGDNLNTARAIAAKCGILPAGEDWLCLEGKEFNRRIRNEKGEIEQERLDKVWPKLRVLARSSPTDKHTLVKGIIDSTVGDQRQVVAVTGDGTNDGPALKKADVGFAMGIAGTDVAKEASDIILTDDNFSSIVKAVMWGRNVYDSISKFLQFQLTVNVVAVVVAFTGACITQDSPLKAVQMLWVNLIMDTFASLALATEPPTEALLLRKPYGRNKPLISRTMLKNILGHAAYQLVIIFTLLFVGEVFFDIDSGRNAPLHSPPSEHYTIIFNTFVMMQLFNEINARKIHGERNVFDGIFANPIFCSIVLGTFAIQIVIVQFGGKPFSCSPLSAEQWLWCLFVGVGELVWGQVMAWVPGGRLRCPGAGPGPAGRRRRAAAAASEEEEEEEEEVDAAERELRRGQVLWVRGLNRIQTQMAVGGTFRRSGSCPGGARPRPPPPRPPRPRQPRPCGWSEPSVVRWGLVN